The Podarcis raffonei isolate rPodRaf1 chromosome 2, rPodRaf1.pri, whole genome shotgun sequence genome window below encodes:
- the RNF225 gene encoding RING finger protein 225 translates to MLPADTEQEASASGRSVGVNEAMDQPDVSFQPEVSAQQPACKEEGPSAEPSALDCVICFTPYDRLFRLPKELSCGHIFCLECLARINVSSEDVNALTCPICRAPTAFPSRKGLPGLPTRSDLLEQLSSMPTVPPGSVRFDRRRGLLYLPGRGRGGTPAGPKPGTSLNTVSLSVDVGRPAPPGANRNLALSGWPFYVALAVALLVTIGLITCGIYIFLMPSMYTVSMGGPHHSNQSLGPGPNLTSSSAHGSVP, encoded by the coding sequence ATGCTACCTGCTGACACGGAACAGGAGGCCTCGGCCTCTGGGCGCAGCGTGGGGGTCAATGAGGCCATGGACCAGCCTGACGTCAGCTTCCAGCCCGAGGTCTCGGCCCAGCAGCCGGCCTGCAAGGAGGAGGGGCCCAGCGCTGAGCCCAGCGCCCTCGACTGTGTTATCTGCTTCACCCCTTACGACCGGCTCTTCCGGCTGCCCAAGGAGCTGAGCTGCGGCCACATCTTCTGCCTCGAGTGCCTGGCGCGCATCAACGTCTCTTCCGAGGATGTCAACGCCCTCACCTGCCCCATCTGCCGGGCCCCCACGGCCTTCCCCTCCCGCAAGGGGTTGCCGGGCCTCCCCACCCGCAGCGACCTCCTGGAGCAACTCTCTTCCATGCCCACCGTCCCCCCGGGCTCCGTGCGCTTTGACCGTCGCCGGGGGCTGCTCTACCTGCCGGGCAGGGGCCGAGGCGGCACCCCAGCCGGGCCCAAGCCTGGGACTTCCCTCAACACCGTCAGCCTGAGTGTTGATGTTGGCAGGCCTGCGCCACCAGGAGCCAACCGCAACCTGGCCCTCTCAGGCTGGCCGTTCTACGTGGCCTTGGCGGTCGCCCTCCTGGTTACCATCGGCTTAATTACCTGTGGCATTTACATATTTTTGATGCCGTCCATGTACACTGTTTCCATGGGAGGCCCACATCACAGTAACCAGAGTCTTGGGCCAGGGCCGAACTTGACCTCCAGCTCAGCACATGGCTCTGTACCCTAG